tttaaagaaaggcaacatcaaaaagaaaggtcttcagccctgatttaaaagaactgagagttgcggcggacctgcagttttctgggagtttgttccagatatgtggagcataaaaactgaacgctgctttacggtggccgagacggttcaacacaaatacaaaagccacaccacaaacacaaaaactaaaacacaaatacaaaagctacaacacaaacgcaaaagccacaacacaaacgcaaaagctacaacacaaacgcaaaagccacaacacaaacgcaaaagctacaacataaatacataagcTGGAAGCAGATGTGGTTGACAAACGGAGCCGGAGGAGGAAAGTTCTTGTTTGTTTGAGAAGTAAGTGAAACATGGTTCCTTGTTCATTATGATTACTGTCACAATGTGTTTGTCACAAATAAGCAGCATtgttcaatatctttttttattttcatatgtacTCTGCTATTTAGGCTACGAAGCTACAGCTATAACGTTATCTAAATGGCGCCCAGCGTCTTTTACCCGCGAGTCCTACGTTTAAAGTCTATAGGCTAGTTTGTCACGTTTAGTGAAGCTGTTTAAATCACACAAATATTATATCCCACTGTTACATGCTTGTAACTTGTTAACCGTATATATCTGGTTAGCGATCAGATCCCAGTGGCAAATTCCCTCGATACTGTTGgtttggaaagtgtgtgtgtgtgtgtgtgtgtgtgtgtgtgtgtgtgtgtgtgtgtgtggttatgtttactgtaaacagatgtttaaagtgaatgctAATTGTTTTACCTTCAATATGCTGCCTATTATAGTGTTAGGGGCGTTATATgtcctacatacacacatacatgggtTGGTCTGAATTAAATAAACCCAGAAATTTAAAAATGACCTTGCTTCATGcttactaataaaaataaatagaattcaGACTGTGGACTCCTGtgtttacactgtgtttaaagcCATATAAAAGGGTTtgttcatagactgtaaattaccatttgtacagtctatggttttgttgCATGTCCTTAGTCTTACCCCTACaaataggcacacacacactttcctttgTAGCCTAAATGGAGAGTACATACATGAAAATACAAAGATATTGAACAacattgcttatttgtgacaCTCACATAGCAACATTACGGTAATCCTAATTAGCAAGGAACCATATTTCAATTACTTCTCAAACATGCAAGAAATTCCCTCCTGCTCATACGCTGACTTCTGTTTTCACTCACttttgttgtggcttttgcatttgtgttgtagcttttgcatttgtgtggtagcttttgcatttgcatttgtgttgtagcttttgcatttgtgttgtagcttttgcatttgtattgtagcttttgcatttgtgtggtagcttttgcatttgcatttgtgttgtagcttttgcgtttgtgttgcggcttttgcgtttgtgttgcggcttttgcgtttgtgttgtggcttttgcgtttgtgttgtggcttttgcgtttgtgttgtggattttgcgtttgtgttgtggcttttgcgtttgtgttgaaccgtctcggccaccgtacTGCTTACACCATTTTGCAAGTGCCAATTCTATTGGCtgcttattcatttatttttaactgtACCAAAACTGACCAGAAACTACACCGACTGACATAGGCTACTGGTGCGCTAATGCACGCTCTCCCTACAACCCAAAGATGAATcctttgtgcttttattttgaaagcaaCACGCCCAACCGGAAGCCTTCCTTAAACGACTTCAGTTTTCCTGCCTCGGGTCTCTTCTGTGAACGGCCCGAAAACATAGAAATCCGGTGCCCGGTAAATTTGCCTGACAGCGAGGAAAGCCAGCACCAAGGTACGCTTAATATGGCGGCGAGGAGTAACTTTACCGACCGTGTGTCGACTGCTGGAAGGTGAACGAAGAGTTGATAACCGCATCCGAAGAGCGGAAGTTGTTCAACCAAAACACTCCCAGTGGATAAGACGGTTTCCCATTTCTTGTCGTGTGCAGTGTGCAGAGAAGAGCTCCGTGGAGTTTGAATAACTAAACAGGCACCTCGGCAGACAGGTAATGTGAAAAAAAGTAGTCGCAATTGCACAACAGAGGAGCGAATTTAGATTAGAAACCGTGTTTATTTGTAAGctaagttagctaacgttacacgaGTCCCTGTCTTACGTTGACTAGCTAGAGTTAAGGTTACACCTTAACTTACTGCTCATAAACATGATAAGTGGAGAGGATTTCATGTCTCATTCGTGCACTAGaatattttacaatattgttaGCACTTCCGGCATGACAGGAACGTTGATTAAAAGGGTTGTACTCGACAAACACATTTATGTAACGTTACGATATTGATTAATGGCATCCGGAGAAGAGAATGAAGTCACGCACACTCCCTGTGTGTGGGTTGTAATCTGCGTGTCTCTGTTATTTGTGTTGATAGCCGGTCCGGGCCGCGCGTGCATGTCAGTGCACGTGGCCGTGAGAAAACGTCGGTATTTCACATATTAGAGAACGATCTCTGAGAGCCGTGCGGACGCAGTCACATCCCgctgttgtgttttatttcagtACTTTGAGTACAGCTCCTTTTTTAATAATTGCAAACTAGCTTTTCTGTTAGCAGAACTCGGTAAACGGATCCTGCTAACTCACCAGTGATCTAAATATACATAGAGGCGTAAAGATGCACTCATCTGCTGAAGTGTTAACCACTGCGAAATCAGTGGGTCGCCTGTAGAACAGTGCTTTACTCTAAGTTACTTTTACCACTTTGCTTTTAGATTCACAGCTGTTTTTGAAGTTGTGACCACAATCCAACTTTGTACTTGCAGTTTATTTTGAAAGCTACGCCACCAAATACCCTACAGTTACAAGACCAATATATTGTATGGGTTGCTGCCATGTCaccttagcctgacaagccagacccacatccagatgtagggtctgggaactcaccattgacggagctcgatccgaggggcgggataatcggaagtctttcaaattccctctgcacgtaataggatagcgctacaaccaggcagagcaacgaagaaggtagattaaacttttgccgtatccggtcggtaaaactccgaacacatcttcattttttaagaatgatttctgtgccgttctttgttcttttatcaaagaaaagctgaactcaaagtcttccagaagaccgctgttcccagcagcagcagccataagccccgcccaccgactctatacacaatgtgattggcctgaccaaaatttggtttttgcagcttgaaaggagagtgcctagacccccccctggctgccaaataaatttgctgccactagggggagtctagatttctaggctaatgtCACCTTATATGTGACATGTAATGTACAAGTTTACAAACTCGAAAAACCAGTGGTTTGTGTTTGCAAAGTATGTGTGGTTGAGAATTAAGAGATTAACAGGGAGTGGGGCAGCTGAGCTGAACTGTCAGAGCTTCACATGCCCAGTAGTGGCAAAACTTAAAGTCCCTTGAACACATCTTTCCAAAACTATGGGCATTAATATGCTGGTATAGCAGCCTCTCTAGTCTTCTTTTCTACTTCTTTACTTTTGGGacctggctgcagggatttgctccCTTTCTGCCACAGGTTGCCCTCCGATGTTGTGCAATAAATCCTGGCTCTCAGTCCAGTTCCAGTTCATTCCCAAAAGTGTTGGATGGGGTTAGGGTCAGGGCTCTGTGCAGGTCAGTCAAAACTAGGAATAAAACATTAACTTATGGATCTTGGATTGTGCTTTGGGCAGGCAATTACCTTCTTCAAACTGGTCCCACAAAGTTTAAACACACTATTGTAAATAGTATTACAATACTATTGTATGTTTTGACAGTGAGTAAATCCAGATTTAAAATTAAGCAGAGCTGTGTTGCACAATTAAAAACTAATATCGGTTTAGTAAATCCTAGTGTATTGATGACGTAAACCAAAATTAAAGTTTAATGTGCTGTCTGGACCTAGTAAGTATActataaaatgtgtgtatggGGGGGATAAACCATTAATTTTCAttgtttgctagctagctaaaaagTCAGTTAGTCTGTATTTTTATCTGTCGGTGAATAGATGCTACAACTCCTGGAGACCAAAGCCAAGCAGCAACATCcaggcctgaaaagtgaagcctatgtggaagtgccttaaatCTGCATTCtgtctaatttccagcaggggacactccactggctccaaaaagaagtctatGGAAACATTTTCCTAATTCTAACTTGATTTATGTCCTAAGAAGTTTATGGTCTCGATTGCTAGTTCgctcaagtcttcttcaatacagcatgatgttcaattagtaaattatggtcccattcattttaaaacagatGATAAAGCagagtggcttttttttttctatattaaaaaatgtgtgtaatacattttatttttaaaactccCTTTATTTGGATTAATGCTTTTATTGTTCTCATTATAGTTCTTTCCCGTTCTACCTCCATCTCCTGCTAgtcacacacgcatgcactgGGAGTTACTACTCCTAACAACTCCTCTGGCTCTTTGCCACCAGCCTGCTGGCCTGGAGCATTTTTTGACAGATGGACATTATATTCCAAACAGTTCACTGTGGGTCGTGGAAATATTTGTGATTTTCTTTGACAGAGGGGAGTTATTGTtgaacatgaacaaaaacaGGGAGCTCCAGGGATCGATGAGGTTAGGGGAAGTTTAACACTTATTGCACTCTGATATACGTAATGTAGACAGTTAAAATGATAACTTTTGGGAAAAAGATaataaaaggttgtttttttttttaaattgcagttCCTTGTGTTGGcatcatagactgttaatattaatggacaaagcatccggttcggcagagtgctgcaaatgcggttagtgccttaaacctgccttctatctgaattccagcagggggcgacacatgcggttacaaaaggaggtcggtttctgtagaagtctattaGAAAGGGACCCATtcctcacttgatttattacctcagtaaacattttcataatgagtttatgatctcaatcgctagttttaagtcttctgcaacccagaatcatgttcattttttttttgaattatggtctcgtagattttaaaatcggcgataaagcagggggtgttttaggacgtggctatgatgtgattgacagTCCGCGACCTGTCTTATATGTAATATAACTATGGGACAAAGATATAGTTAAAACTTAGCGAAGCTAAATCTTACCTCGAATGACGTAGGCTAGCTTTCAGCAGCAGTTGCATCCAGATTGCCAGTGgaagtgtgtaacgtagagcGTAAGCAGCGTTGCCAACTCTCAGCTAACGTCCCAGTCAGATAGCGCCCAACAGCCTGTGGCTTCCCCCCCCTCGTCTAAAACAGTCACATCTGCAGCCAGGATGGCTGTGCCGCGGACGGCGAACTCGACGACTcgtagcagatctccacaaaccaacgggggacgtcacacatgctctgtccattaatattaccAGTCTACGGTTGGCGTGTCCATCTCTCCCCTTTATGCCCACCAGGTGCTATGAGCAGTGAGCTGAACGTGCCGATGGGTTCCCCGGCCCCAGGGGCCTCAGAGCGGGCTTCAGACGGCGGGGGGATGGACTACAGGGACTGGGTGAGGCGCAGTTACCTGGAGCTGGTCAGCTCCAACCACCACTCGGTGCAGGCCCTGTCCTGGAGGAAACTCTACCTGAGCCGGGCCAAGCTGAAGGCCTCCAGCAGGACCTCGGCACTGCTCTCTGGCTTCGCAATGGTCAGTTGGATccaccttcttcttcttattattattattattattattattattattattattattattattatttttttttttttttttttttttaccagcttCAGTGAATCACAGCCTCTTAAAGGACATGActgcatgtttttatgtttcatcCCATGAAAggtttttagttttctttgctGCTTTCTGGGCagctcatgtttttttaattcatttctgTTATATTCTCACTCTTTCATGTTACTAAGTATAACAATGATAACCCAGACTACAATGGAATACTAACCATTTATTAGCCCAACAGCATGTCTCTACAGCAGCATGGCTAACACCAACCACGGAAGCTAAAGTTTACCCACAATCCATCAAGTGTATCTCCTCTACAGCTCTGAAAGTAGCCAAAAATACACAACGGTTTCAATACCATAAATCTTGCTTAACCCCGTCTCGTTGAAATACAGCTGTGGGCAGGAACTGGCCGTTCCTTTTGAAGCGTTGGCTCCAAACCTTCCTACTGTCGTACgttctgcagtctctgttgaagcttttaaaaagaagctgaagacacacttttttaaattagctttctaaatgattttcattggtctttcaataatttttttcttgcttattttctgttggatcttactgtattgttacaaatgtttatcatttgaagcactttgtgactttgtctgtaaaaggtgctatatcaaagaaacttattattattcaaCGTTTTGTTTGTACTTTCAAGATTTCAGTGTTGGCTGCTGAAGAGCTACCTTAAAGCTTATAGTTTGTCTTTTGGATTTAAGTTACTAataaatagggttgggtaccgaaactcggtgccaatagggaaccggtgccgacgtaaacggtagtaacgagaccgaataagaacgaaagtttcggtgcctcatttcggtgctcaactttacactacacctgacagcatgtaacgttagcctacctttagctagcagctggattaatcacggttaaaatgctgacagctaacgttaaacagtgtaaagtgtgactgtatttcactgaggaggacttcaacagcgggatgtaacagtctgcactgcagcgcagcagctgccgttgtcgcaattcatagatatacagtatgtttatatggtcggaatcaaacaacacagacggtgcgttcacttgcagctgccgttgtcggaattaaacaacacagacggtgcgttcacttgcagctgccattgtcggaattaaacaacacagattcacttaaaacaggtagcctcgaggtgcattcacagtaattgtaaaatacccttttcccatctggggttcaacagcaatttactggtgaaataagttattgttatagttattacattattattaaatctttaattttgaccatggccttagcaataaacaagtcactgactgttgtttactacccttattttttttttttcttctttttttttttttactttatcgaaaagtaccggttcaggcaccgtttaggcaccggcaccgttttaaaagtatcgatttggcaccggaatcgaaaaaaaaccaaacgatacccaaccctactaatAAATCACAATTACATTAATTCATGGCAAGTACTAACCATCAGTTCTCCAAGGTCTGAGTATCCCTTAAAGCAACTTcaaagagaggtgtgtgtgtgtgtgtgtgtgtgtgtgtgtgtgtgtgtgtgtgtgtgtgtgtgtgtgtgtgtgtgtgtgtgtgtgtgtgtgtgtgtgtgtgtgtgtgtgtgtgtgtgtgtgtgtgtgtgtgtgtgtgtgtgtggattattttgatgattttattttttattggttAATTTATTTCAGCTCTCTCATGTCAAGGTCTGAAGATGTTGAATATGTGAAACGTTGATATGAACAGCATTGAGATGGCCTTCAGGACATCAGAAGAGTTAGAAAATGACTGCGTTTGTCTCCATGCACTGTATCTCAGTGTGAGCCTTATCCTGTTGTGAAGTAAACACGGATATATGGTAACCTGCTTATCCGTTTCCCTGTTAACATGTCGTAGGTGGCCATGGTGGAGGTGCAGCTGGAGATGCAGTACAGTTACCCTCCTGTGCTCCTCGTTGCCTTCAGCGTGTGCACCACCGTGCTGGTGGCGGTGCACCTCTTCGCTCTGCTGATCAGCACCTGCATCCTGCCCAACGTGGAGGCCGTCAGCAACATCCACAACCTCAACTCGGTCAGCGAGTCGCCCCACGAGCGCATGCACTACTTCATCGAGCTGGCCTGGGGCTTCTCCACGGCCCTGGGCATCCTGCT
This genomic interval from Perca flavescens isolate YP-PL-M2 chromosome 13, PFLA_1.0, whole genome shotgun sequence contains the following:
- the orai2 gene encoding protein orai-2, whose protein sequence is MSSELNVPMGSPAPGASERASDGGGMDYRDWVRRSYLELVSSNHHSVQALSWRKLYLSRAKLKASSRTSALLSGFAMVAMVEVQLEMQYSYPPVLLVAFSVCTTVLVAVHLFALLISTCILPNVEAVSNIHNLNSVSESPHERMHYFIELAWGFSTALGILLFLAEVVLLCWIKFLPVDSGGARKVTACCTTTADAGAAPTTPPPVSRNSGWQAALASTIIMVPVGVIFVVFAVHFYRSLVGHKTERHHQEIEELHKIKVQLDGHERGLQTV